The nucleotide sequence TGGTCTAGAAGACTCAAGCCAGCCTGGGGGAAGTGGACCGAGCGGACCACGGGCGTCGTTCAATGAGCGTCTGAGCTGGAAGAGTCTTCACCGAGCTTCCGCAGCATCTCTTTCAGGAATCGCGATGGCTTGGTGTTGTAACGCTTGCCCCATTTCATACGTGTCTGGGCATAGCTGATCGTCAGCAAATCCTTCGCCCGCGTGATACCGACGTAGGCGAGTCGCCGTTCCTCTTCGATGGCCGAAGGATTGTTTTCCAGCTCATCCGTGATTGACCTCTTGTGAGGCAACAGCCCCTCTTCGAGCCCCACCAGATAGACATGAGGAAACTCCAGTCCCTTGGCACTGTGCAGCGTCATCAGCTTGACGGACGTCTGCTCCATCGAGTCGTCTTCGCCAAAGTTGCGGTCGTTGCCGTTCAGTGAGGACTGTTCAAGGAAATCGGAAAGTCCGGGACTTGGCGTACGTTCCTGATATTCCTGAAGGGCAGAAATACATTCGTCGAGCACCGCGGATCGAGCCAACTGCTGATCGGCCGCCGAATACTGCTTCTGGATTTCCCCTTCGTAGTCGATATCGTGAATCAGCGAGCGTAGCGTCTCAGCGAGATTGGCACCTGGGGCTTCGAAGCGCTGCTGATAATCGGCCAGCATTCGACGGAAGTTATCGATCGCCGTCGCGGTCTTGGGCGAAATCTCTTTTTCCGCGACCGCGTCTGGAATGACCTGCCAGATTTTTCGTCCGCACTTCACAGCGCGTGCCAGCACACGCTCGATCGATGTTTCGCCAATGCCCCGGCTGGGTGTGTTGATGATTCGCAGTAGTGACGTCTCGTCCGCAGGATTCGACAGCAGCTTGAGGTAGGCCATGATGTCCCGGACCTCTTTCCGGTCGAAGAACGACTGGCCGCCGATCAACTGATAAGGGACGCGCACGCGTCGCAGTTCCGATTCAAACAAACGTGGCTGTTCGTTCGTTCGGAACAGGATGGCGATATCTTGCGGTGGAACCTTCAGATGGTTCACCAGATAGCTGATGTCCCGCACGACACCTTCGGCTTCGGTCTGTTCGTCGGCGTAGGGCTTGATCAGCGGAGTGGGCCCCTCCTTGTGCGCAACCAGCGTCTTGTCGTGGCGACCCTGGTTGTGTTTCACCAACTGATTGGCCAGTCGAATGATTTCGCTCGTGCAGCGGTAGTTGTCCTGCAAACGGACGATTTTCGCCCCGGGAAACTGATTCTGAAAGTTGAGGATGTGTTTGACCTCGGCACCGCGCCAGCCGTAGATCGATTGGTCATCGTCTCCCACCACGCAGATATTGCGGTGCGGCTTCACCAGTGCCGACACGATTTGAAACTGCATTTCATTCGTGTCCTGGTATTCGTCAATTTGAACCTGTTCGAACTTGGCCTGTTGGCGCTGCAGGACCTCGGGAAACTGCTCAAACAACTGCGACGTCAGCAGCAACAGATCGTCGAAATCGACCGCACCGGAGGCACGCAGGCTGAGCTGATAACGCCGGTAAGCCGAAGCGGCGAGGAACCCACGATCGTCATCGGAGTACTCGGTCGCCAGTTCGGGCAGCACCCCCACCATCTTCCACCGGCTGATCTGGGCCAGCAGATCCGCAGGCCGCAGCGCGGTTTCTGCGACCTTGATGTCCCGCAGCGCCCGGCGCGCAGCAGACTCCTGATCACCACGATCGTAAATCACGAACTTACTGGGGTAGCCGAGGGCTTCGATCTCTTCGCGCAGGATTCGCACGCAGAGAGAGTGAAACGT is from Schlesneria sp. DSM 10557 and encodes:
- a CDS encoding ATP-dependent helicase: MSSQLPYSPFLSTAAPKPGNFSSPPKPSSPPAQSRQPYTGATLKELNASQLDAAVTLSGPLLVLAGAGTGKTRVITFRMAELIRNGVEASRILSVTFTNKAAKEMAERMSHFMGRRPSSRPVISTFHSLCVRILREEIEALGYPSKFVIYDRGDQESAARRALRDIKVAETALRPADLLAQISRWKMVGVLPELATEYSDDDRGFLAASAYRRYQLSLRASGAVDFDDLLLLTSQLFEQFPEVLQRQQAKFEQVQIDEYQDTNEMQFQIVSALVKPHRNICVVGDDDQSIYGWRGAEVKHILNFQNQFPGAKIVRLQDNYRCTSEIIRLANQLVKHNQGRHDKTLVAHKEGPTPLIKPYADEQTEAEGVVRDISYLVNHLKVPPQDIAILFRTNEQPRLFESELRRVRVPYQLIGGQSFFDRKEVRDIMAYLKLLSNPADETSLLRIINTPSRGIGETSIERVLARAVKCGRKIWQVIPDAVAEKEISPKTATAIDNFRRMLADYQQRFEAPGANLAETLRSLIHDIDYEGEIQKQYSAADQQLARSAVLDECISALQEYQERTPSPGLSDFLEQSSLNGNDRNFGEDDSMEQTSVKLMTLHSAKGLEFPHVYLVGLEEGLLPHKRSITDELENNPSAIEEERRLAYVGITRAKDLLTISYAQTRMKWGKRYNTKPSRFLKEMLRKLGEDSSSSDAH